From Triticum urartu cultivar G1812 chromosome 2, Tu2.1, whole genome shotgun sequence, a single genomic window includes:
- the LOC125534678 gene encoding uncharacterized protein LOC125534678: protein MGFTREFMEVQAHGNTKLHVIHTNDLHKAATIIEQYERHLEFERHKIVRVDVEYSKDAGEDQKPALVQLSVGKDHLVLLFQLSAADKNCTRFDNFLADPRYTFAGFSIDSDIEVLGRIRLEITHLVDIQKEWRVPTATKLLDSLGDVSGILVHEYCNDMKKKLTNAEHKRWACMPLSMRHIEYTAKDAYTVYEIWSRLTTI, encoded by the coding sequence ATGGGATTCACCAGGGAATTCATGGAGGTGCAGGCCCATGGCAACACCAAGTTACACGTGATCCACACCAACGACTTGCACAAGGCGGCCACCATCATCGAGCAGTATGAGCGACACCTCGAATTCGAGCGCCACAAGATCGTCAGAGTTGATGTGGAGTACAGCAAGGACGCTGGCGAAGATCAGAAACCAGCCCTCGTCCAGCTCTCCGTCGGCAAGGATCACCTAGTGCTGCTCTTCCAACTAAGCGCCGCCGACAAGAACTGCACCAGGTTCGACAACTTCCTCGCCGACCCCAGATACACGTTTGCTGGCTTCTCCATCGACAGCGACATAGAGGTGCTCGGCCGCATCAGACTAGAGATCACTCATTTAGTCGACATCCAGAAGGAATGGAGGGTGCCTACAGCTACCAAGCTTCTTGACTCCCTTGGGGATGTCTCAGGCATCCTTGTCCACGAGTACTGCAACGACATGAAGAAGAAGCTCACCAACGCAGAACACAAGCGCTGGGCTTGCATGCCCCTGTCCATGAGGCACATCGAGTACACAGCAAAAGATGCTTACACTGTGTACGAGATATGGAGCCGCCTCACCACCATCTAG